One segment of Cydia fagiglandana chromosome 12, ilCydFagi1.1, whole genome shotgun sequence DNA contains the following:
- the LOC134669289 gene encoding uncharacterized protein LOC134669289, with translation MKSLSCSKIFTMEYPKCLTVLLIVGVVSCDLCEKNIEFFFTSDSGRCQAQFNGSFSKTTVSVDNENGIVTGLTPNANPSCIASDTLSLASGGVLKIKVYSKSISVEDYLTVSVYEAEENNVVGQATLLDIDNRVGDGWTVLELILEGKPHYDGYIMLVGKATSNSEILVESICYFPAEQMKLLREDSELKTHDEATQADSILSHQVHIQSLSATERSFRFFYSEDFWTPLTISLAVIIPVILLALVGWGCFALGKRQGGKQQPQVYEDIDNLPKPYLVPRVKSMYAESVESPYVNRNNNIYSV, from the exons ATGAAGTCATTATCGTGTTCTAAAATTTTCACAATGGAATATCCTAAGTGTCTGACAGTTTTATTAATAGTTGGTGTAGTGAGTTGTGATCTATGTGAAAAGAAcatagaatttttttttacaagtgaTAGTGGGCGGTGCCAAGCGCAATTCAACGGTTCTTTTAGTAAGACTACTGTAAGCGTAGATAATGAGAATGGTATTGTAACTGGATTAACTCCCAATGCAAATCCTAGTTGTATAGCCTCAGACACACTATCATTGGCTAGTGGTGGAGTTTTAAAAATCAAGGTTTACTCAAAATCAATTTCTGTAGAAGACTACTTGACAGTGTCCGTGTATGAGGCAGAAGAAAACAATGTTGTTGGCCAAGCAACCCTCCTCGACATTGACAACAGAGTTGGTGATGGATGGACCGTTTTAGAACTTATATTAGAGGGAAAACCACACTACGATGGTTAT ATCATGCTCGTTGGGAAAGCTACTTCAAACTCTGAAATCCTGGTCGAATCAATCTGCTACTTTCCTGCAGAACAAATGAAACTACTTCGCGAAGACTCAGAACTCAAAACTCATGATGAAGCTACACAGGCAGATTCTATTTTAAGTCATCAAGTTCACATTCAGTCACTGTCAGCCACTGAGCGATCATTTCGATTTTTTTACTCGGAAGATTTCTGGACACCCCTCACTATTTCCCTAGCAGTAATAATCCCAGTAATATTATTAGCTTTAGTAGGTTGGGGTTGCTTCGCTTTGGGGAAAAGGCAGGGAGGTAAGCAACAGCCTCAAGTATATGAAGATATAGATAATCTTCCAAAGCCGTATCTTGTTCCAAGAGTCAAGAGCATGTATGCAGAATCCGTTGAAAGCCCTTATGTTAATAGAAATAATAACATATACTCTGTTTAG